The Roseiconus lacunae genome has a segment encoding these proteins:
- a CDS encoding potassium channel family protein, producing MFNTTAIQKMRVGITVLTVTCLIAICGYVVAGWSYVDALYMVVITIFGVGYGEVHPVDSPVLKLFTATLIVTGCSSAIYVLGAFIQMITEGEVQRVIGAHRMSLGIKETTGHVIVCGYGRVGQNLVKELRHLGVDFVIIDRDLQRLDEAEREGHLVICGDASCEETLTTAGIERACAFAAVLPSDAENVFATLTARELNETVEIVARCETESTERKLYRSGATRVVLPTMIGASRIAHLITCPTIESIVDDSRSLYRLHQDLKIFGLDLIEIPIDGNSPFLKLSVREIESSGDGGNVIVAIRCADGEIVRNPSADRQILSGDHLIVLSHREDLAKLHDVATV from the coding sequence ATGTTCAACACCACAGCGATCCAAAAGATGCGGGTTGGCATCACGGTGCTGACCGTGACGTGCTTGATCGCAATTTGTGGTTATGTGGTCGCGGGGTGGAGTTACGTTGACGCGCTTTACATGGTGGTCATCACCATCTTTGGTGTCGGGTACGGTGAAGTTCACCCGGTTGATTCGCCCGTCCTGAAGCTATTCACCGCGACGTTGATTGTGACCGGATGTAGCTCCGCCATTTATGTGCTAGGTGCATTCATCCAGATGATTACCGAAGGCGAAGTTCAACGCGTGATAGGGGCGCATCGCATGAGTTTGGGTATCAAAGAAACGACCGGCCATGTGATCGTTTGCGGCTACGGTCGAGTCGGCCAGAACTTGGTTAAAGAGCTTCGGCACTTGGGCGTCGACTTTGTCATCATCGATCGCGACTTGCAACGGTTAGACGAAGCCGAACGAGAAGGTCATTTGGTGATCTGTGGTGACGCGTCTTGCGAAGAAACGTTGACAACGGCAGGTATCGAACGGGCGTGTGCTTTCGCGGCGGTTTTGCCGAGTGATGCGGAAAATGTTTTCGCAACCTTGACCGCTCGTGAACTCAATGAAACGGTTGAAATCGTAGCGAGATGTGAAACCGAATCGACTGAGCGGAAACTGTATCGTAGCGGCGCGACTCGGGTGGTTCTGCCGACGATGATCGGGGCGTCACGAATTGCGCATTTAATTACCTGCCCGACGATTGAATCGATCGTCGATGATTCGCGTTCGCTGTATCGATTGCACCAAGACCTCAAAATTTTTGGGCTCGATTTGATCGAAATCCCAATCGATGGCAATTCGCCGTTCTTAAAACTTTCAGTTCGCGAGATTGAAAGCAGCGGCGACGGTGGCAACGTTATTGTCGCGATCCGTTGTGCCGACGGCGAGATCGTACGCAACCCATCGGCCGATCGCCAGATTCTAAGTGGCGATCATCTTATTGTGCTGTCGCACCGCGAGGACTTGGCAAAGCTCCACGACGTCGCAACGGTTTAG
- a CDS encoding RNA polymerase sigma factor, with amino-acid sequence MQETSVSLLERIANDGRDDDWQRLIEIYRPFMYQRISSYPLLVSQSEDIVQEILCVLIREMPTFHRRREGSFRAFLRTIVLNQLRYAMRRTKGNPIAAGQFDRLNEHIEQLADPSSLESIEFDHQHDQAVFFHAASIVKSEVKPNTWKAFKKHAIEGQDASAVATQLGVTVNVVLLAKSRLTRRIREEIRGLVE; translated from the coding sequence ATGCAAGAAACATCCGTCAGTCTGTTAGAACGTATCGCAAATGATGGCAGGGACGACGATTGGCAGCGTTTGATCGAAATCTATCGGCCTTTCATGTATCAGCGGATTTCGAGTTACCCTCTTCTTGTCAGTCAATCCGAAGACATCGTTCAAGAAATCCTGTGTGTACTGATTCGAGAGATGCCAACTTTCCACCGACGGCGGGAAGGATCGTTCCGTGCCTTCCTCCGCACCATCGTGCTTAATCAGCTGCGATACGCGATGCGAAGAACAAAAGGAAATCCGATTGCCGCCGGACAGTTCGATAGGCTGAACGAACACATCGAACAGTTGGCCGATCCAAGTAGCCTCGAATCAATCGAATTCGATCATCAGCATGACCAGGCCGTGTTCTTTCATGCCGCTTCAATCGTTAAGTCCGAAGTGAAACCCAACACTTGGAAAGCATTTAAGAAACACGCGATCGAGGGACAAGACGCCTCCGCCGTAGCGACGCAGTTGGGAGTGACTGTGAATGTCGTTTTACTCGCCAAGAGTCGGTTGACTCGAAGGATCCGTGAAGAGATCAGGGGCTTAGTGGAATAA